In Cardiocondyla obscurior isolate alpha-2009 unplaced genomic scaffold, Cobs3.1 scaffold79_0_72279, whole genome shotgun sequence, a genomic segment contains:
- the LOC139112983 gene encoding uncharacterized protein, protein MIIFISINMKTIWLKMNPSTVEQSVPCNHSSVIDRHRLSPKIMISNIDVRQLSTWPIEVRVVRVQSPTMFWVKLINDEAAHKEMLERMALRMRFAASQLILSPNEIIIGTLVAIREGSKWQRGIIEYVGATSITVNLRDWARTTERMPHECLRLESQFHEMRWQAIPCVLNGILPLRAQVWTEQEVVHAKIIMEKTQGWIIINDVLSDNAALVSYLRGGQTENVPMIDVSTLFIQIGIAKKFKWDKTPTESVASQTQ, encoded by the exons atgataatttttatctctataaacaTGAAAACAATTTGGCTCAAGATGAATCCTTCAACCGTCGAGCAgtcagttccttgcaaccactcatcagtaattgatcgtcatcgtttgtcaccaaaaatt atgatttccaacATCGACGTAAGACAGCTGTCCACTTGGCCGATTGAGGTACGCGTggtacgcgtacaatcacctACAATGTTTTGggtgaaattaatcaacgatgAAGCAGCTCATAAGGAAATGCTGGAACGAATGGCCTTACGCATGAGATTTGCAGCATCTCAACTGATACTGTCaccgaatgaaataataataggaaCTCTCGTTGCCATCCGCGAAGGTTCAAAATGGCAAAGAGGGATCATCGAGTACGTCGGTGCTACTTCGATTACTGTaaatcttcgcgactgggctcgcacAACTGAAAGAATGCCGCATGAATGTTTACGACTAGAGAGCCAATTCCATGAAATGAGGTGGCAAGCAATACCatgtgttttaaatggaatcttGCCTCTGCGAGCTCAGGTATGGACGGAGCAGGAGGTTGTGCACGCAAAAATCATCATGGAAAAAACGCAGGGATGGATCATTATCAATGATGTTCTCAGTGACAATGCTGCACTTGTTTCATATCTCAGAGGCGGGCAAACGGAAAACGTGCCTATGATAGATgtatctacattatttatacaaataggtattgcaaaaaaatttaaatgggatAAAACGCCGACTGAATCAGTTGCATCGCAAACACAGTGA